Proteins from a genomic interval of Bacteroidales bacterium:
- the lysS gene encoding lysine--tRNA ligase has product MNNLSEQEIIRRQSLQALVEMGIDPYPAATFEINCTAKEIKENYPQDNSLYQNVSIAGRIMSRRIMGAASFVEIQDSTGRIQLYIKRDDIAAGEDKSLYNSVFKKHTDIGDIIGVKGFVFITQMGEISIHVTDFILLCKSLTPLPIVKEKDDKVFDAFTNPEQRYRQRYIDLVVNPEVKDVFIKRTKIVNSMREFLNEKGYLEVETPILQPLYGGAAARPFKTHHNTLDATLYLRIADELYLKRLIVGGFDGVYEFSKDFRNEGMDRFHNPEFTQMELYVAYKDYEWMMNLVEEMVEKIAIDLYGTTKVKVGENIIDFKRPWKRYTMYEAIEHFTGIDISEMNEAQLAETAKKLGVQIDSTMGKGKLIDELFGEKCEKNLIQPTYITDYPVEMSPLAKKHRSKPGLVERFEAICNGKELCNAFSELNDPIDQRERFETQLELGKRGDEESMVLDEDFLNALEVGMPPTAGLGIGIDRLAMMMTDSHSIQDVLFFPQMKVIQSE; this is encoded by the coding sequence ATGAATAACCTCAGCGAACAAGAAATTATAAGAAGACAATCTTTACAAGCGTTGGTAGAGATGGGAATAGATCCATATCCTGCTGCTACTTTTGAAATAAACTGCACAGCAAAAGAAATTAAAGAAAATTATCCGCAAGATAATTCTTTATATCAGAATGTGAGTATTGCCGGCAGAATTATGAGCAGAAGAATCATGGGTGCAGCTTCTTTCGTAGAAATTCAAGATTCTACGGGAAGAATCCAGCTTTATATTAAACGTGATGATATTGCCGCAGGAGAAGATAAATCTTTATATAATTCCGTGTTTAAAAAACATACTGATATCGGTGATATCATAGGTGTTAAGGGTTTTGTCTTTATTACTCAAATGGGTGAAATATCAATTCATGTTACAGATTTTATTTTACTGTGTAAATCATTAACACCTTTGCCTATTGTTAAAGAAAAAGACGATAAAGTATTCGATGCGTTTACAAATCCCGAACAGCGTTATCGTCAGAGATATATTGATTTGGTTGTAAACCCTGAGGTTAAGGATGTTTTCATTAAGAGAACCAAAATAGTTAATTCTATGCGCGAGTTTTTGAATGAGAAAGGATACCTTGAAGTAGAAACTCCTATTTTACAGCCACTTTATGGTGGTGCGGCTGCCCGCCCTTTCAAAACTCATCATAATACTCTTGATGCTACTTTGTATTTACGCATAGCTGATGAATTGTATTTGAAAAGATTAATTGTCGGTGGTTTTGATGGTGTTTATGAATTTTCCAAAGATTTCAGAAATGAAGGTATGGACAGATTCCATAATCCGGAATTTACTCAAATGGAATTGTATGTTGCTTACAAAGATTACGAATGGATGATGAATCTTGTTGAAGAGATGGTTGAAAAAATTGCTATTGATTTATATGGTACAACAAAGGTAAAAGTAGGCGAAAACATTATAGATTTTAAACGTCCATGGAAAAGATATACCATGTATGAAGCAATTGAACATTTTACCGGTATTGATATTTCGGAAATGAATGAAGCTCAATTAGCAGAAACAGCTAAAAAACTTGGTGTTCAAATTGATTCTACAATGGGAAAAGGTAAATTGATAGATGAACTCTTTGGCGAAAAATGTGAAAAAAATCTTATCCAACCAACATATATTACCGATTATCCGGTTGAAATGTCTCCTTTGGCAAAAAAACACCGTTCAAAACCGGGATTAGTAGAACGTTTTGAGGCAATTTGCAACGGCAAAGAATTATGTAATGCTTTCTCAGAACTAAATGATCCTATAGATCAAAGAGAAAGATTTGAAACTCAATTAGAGTTGGGTAAAAGAGGAGATGAAGAATCTATGGTTTTAGATGAAGATTTCTTAAATGCTTTAGAAGTGGGAATGCCTCCGACAGCAGGCTTGGGTATTGGAATAGACAGATTGGCAATGATGATGACAGATTCTCATTCCATTCAGGATGTTTTGTTCTTCCCGCAGATGAAAGTCATTCAATCCGAATAA
- a CDS encoding PorT family protein produces MNYKRVVFCALFLGLIFSPVFLQAQQRYFMGKRSFDSDIKIGLKAGVNFAKMTYSDNRIADLDQVFKARPIIGATVEIPLTKVFSISPEVLIVGRGTYTQYDNSNGISETYSIKSNHIDLRVPVLINIPINGKNRFYVYVAPDIAFRIGGNISVVTSNVNNQGNKQADVSKSNMALTSFGLIGGGGCRFNIPVTKNFYLVARVELGYNHGLIDTFSDMEKDGSTTPININSYDIQGTRTHRGIEAAVVLSIPLDKGEAFCR; encoded by the coding sequence ATGAATTATAAAAGAGTTGTTTTTTGTGCTTTGTTTCTGGGATTAATATTTTCCCCGGTATTTTTGCAAGCACAACAAAGATATTTTATGGGAAAAAGATCTTTTGATAGTGATATAAAAATCGGTTTGAAAGCAGGTGTTAATTTTGCTAAAATGACATACTCCGATAATAGAATAGCCGATTTAGATCAGGTTTTTAAAGCTCGTCCTATAATTGGTGCCACTGTAGAAATTCCTTTAACAAAGGTTTTCTCTATTAGTCCGGAAGTATTAATCGTTGGAAGAGGAACTTATACACAATATGATAATAGTAATGGTATTTCCGAAACTTATTCGATAAAATCAAATCATATTGATTTAAGAGTACCGGTTTTAATAAATATTCCTATTAACGGAAAAAATAGATTTTATGTTTATGTGGCTCCTGATATTGCATTTAGAATAGGTGGAAACATTTCTGTCGTAACTTCAAACGTAAACAATCAGGGAAATAAACAAGCCGATGTTAGCAAAAGTAATATGGCATTAACAAGTTTTGGACTTATTGGCGGCGGAGGTTGTCGCTTTAATATTCCCGTAACAAAAAATTTCTATTTAGTAGCAAGAGTTGAACTGGGTTATAATCATGGTTTAATAGACACATTCTCCGATATGGAAAAAGACGGCAGCACAACTCCGATTAACATTAATTCTTATGATATTCAAGGAACTCGAACCCATAGAGGTATTGAAGCAGCCGTAGTTTTAAGTATTCCCTTAGATAAAGGCGAAGCTTTTTGTAGATAA
- a CDS encoding T9SS type A sorting domain-containing protein, producing MNMKPYFSAFLCIISLTFFYTVEAKNFHNNEIICNIESSTETSNCETIYHEFWDTGCYMYSWNSEVYTNSGNYTQRFTASNGCDSIVTLHLTMYVPAEYEYYISVCGSYTRNGVTYTESGTYHQPFYTPGKCDSIVTLHITIKPIHNVQIYDYVCKDHIYQNYGFYVNSVGQQSPIIRTRTVTSSLGCDSIVTLNLTITNPEYHQRGIIACGQYIWEGITYDVSGSYTRVFQNTNGCDSIVTLNLTILSVSYGETSAAACESYTWYGKTYYESGDYQHALSNSIGCDSIVTLHLTIHEPYNLEIHDEICKGGIYNQYGFNIPTADLSGLITETIDLGSTIHNCDSTKTLYLTVHERYNDTVDIVSCGPYTWNNHIYPVSGYYRQFFTDQYECDSIVTINLTVGRNWEMDEYIESCGPTYYQGYYYIQSGIFQKYFKSIYGCDSIVNLHVTIYPQIQYYNYDTTACGNPFYWGGGVYTEPGTYTNTFVNSHGCDSVVTLNILGFQDFAYGEFDETTCGSYTWRGITYTASGDYSQAISRPGLCDSLVTLHLTILEEYYKVVNAEDCISFTYNGETYTESGQYFQSFINHLGCDSVYEINVIIYPEYDIVLYDNACRGEIYDKYGFVINTSNLSGVISRTLHLESIHDCDSTVTLYLNVLPIYHMDIFDSVCKGEIYNKHGFTINTANLNGTIIENLTLQTINNCDSVLALHLTIHPVYNITLSESGCDSVVWNGQVYTQSGSYSQNFITKYGCDSIVTKNITINKPTSRNLYEEACDFFSWFGVTYSSSGIYEYTTTGANGCDSVLILNLTIYPVYDVSETVHSCGPYTWNGQTYSQSGIYSRTFSSHNGCDSIVKKEIFIHYTQSTYNQHVSCGPYIWEGDIYTQSGIYIKPFKDIYGCDSISTLDLTVISSPGVGVIVGPSNVAIAEGSQNEVFEYTVTGVDNAKEYIWKVSNEYWVVVPNGKKCRLFVTTPGSAVLSVKAVGECIGDPAELNINAVFGINDYVDDNISIYPNPADDIVNIKFEGLEGKVNIKITDYAGKLIDNFNVFIDSNNTIIPYSVNNFSKGLYLFVISDEKNSFVNKIIIK from the coding sequence ATGAATATGAAACCATATTTTAGTGCATTTTTATGCATAATATCTCTAACTTTTTTTTATACTGTTGAGGCGAAAAATTTTCATAATAATGAAATTATTTGCAATATAGAATCTTCAACAGAAACAAGCAATTGTGAAACTATTTATCATGAATTTTGGGATACGGGTTGTTATATGTATTCTTGGAATAGTGAGGTATATACCAACAGTGGTAATTATACTCAAAGATTCACGGCCTCAAATGGTTGCGATAGTATAGTAACTTTACATTTAACGATGTATGTGCCGGCTGAATATGAATATTATATTTCAGTTTGCGGTTCGTACACTCGCAATGGTGTAACATATACGGAATCCGGAACTTACCATCAACCGTTTTATACTCCCGGAAAATGTGATAGTATTGTAACCCTGCATATTACCATCAAACCTATTCATAATGTTCAGATATATGATTATGTATGTAAAGACCATATCTATCAAAATTACGGTTTTTACGTTAACTCTGTCGGACAACAAAGTCCTATTATTAGAACACGGACTGTAACTTCTTCATTGGGTTGTGATAGCATAGTAACGCTTAATCTAACAATAACTAATCCTGAGTATCATCAAAGAGGTATCATTGCTTGCGGCCAATATATTTGGGAAGGAATTACTTACGATGTGTCCGGATCTTACACAAGAGTTTTTCAAAATACAAACGGCTGTGATAGCATTGTAACCTTAAATCTCACTATTTTATCCGTATCTTATGGCGAAACATCTGCTGCAGCTTGTGAATCATATACTTGGTACGGTAAAACATATTATGAAAGTGGCGATTATCAACATGCATTAAGTAATTCTATTGGTTGCGACAGTATTGTAACTCTTCATTTGACAATACACGAGCCTTATAATTTGGAAATACATGATGAAATTTGTAAAGGAGGAATTTATAACCAATACGGTTTCAATATTCCGACGGCAGATCTTTCTGGATTAATTACAGAAACTATTGATTTAGGTTCTACTATACATAATTGTGACAGTACAAAAACATTATATCTTACAGTTCATGAAAGATATAATGATACTGTTGATATAGTTTCTTGCGGACCTTATACCTGGAATAATCATATCTATCCGGTTAGTGGTTATTATCGGCAATTTTTTACCGATCAGTATGAATGCGATAGTATTGTTACAATAAATTTAACTGTAGGCAGAAATTGGGAGATGGATGAATATATAGAATCTTGTGGCCCGACTTATTATCAAGGATATTATTACATTCAATCGGGGATATTTCAGAAGTATTTTAAATCAATATACGGTTGTGATAGTATTGTTAATTTACATGTAACTATTTATCCGCAAATTCAGTATTATAATTACGATACCACAGCTTGCGGTAATCCGTTTTATTGGGGTGGAGGTGTTTATACAGAGCCCGGAACTTATACAAATACTTTTGTTAATTCGCATGGTTGTGACAGCGTAGTTACCCTCAATATATTAGGTTTTCAAGATTTTGCTTATGGAGAATTTGATGAAACTACTTGTGGAAGTTATACCTGGAGAGGAATAACATATACTGCATCCGGTGATTATTCTCAAGCCATATCACGGCCGGGACTTTGTGACAGCCTTGTTACTCTTCATCTTACTATTTTAGAAGAATATTATAAAGTGGTTAATGCTGAAGATTGTATATCATTTACATACAATGGGGAAACATATACCGAGTCTGGACAGTATTTTCAATCTTTTATTAACCATTTAGGTTGTGATAGTGTTTATGAAATTAATGTTATAATTTATCCCGAATACGACATAGTTCTTTATGATAATGCTTGCAGAGGTGAGATTTATGATAAATACGGATTTGTTATTAATACAAGTAATTTATCTGGAGTTATTTCTCGAACTCTGCATTTGGAAAGTATTCATGATTGTGATAGTACAGTAACCTTATATCTTAATGTATTGCCGATTTATCATATGGATATTTTTGATTCTGTATGTAAAGGTGAAATTTATAATAAACACGGATTTACAATAAATACGGCAAATTTAAACGGTACCATTATTGAAAATTTAACTTTGCAGACTATTAATAATTGTGATAGTGTATTGGCGTTGCACTTAACAATACATCCGGTTTATAATATTACTTTAAGTGAATCCGGATGTGATTCTGTAGTGTGGAACGGACAAGTTTATACACAGTCGGGAAGTTATTCTCAAAATTTTATTACTAAATATGGTTGTGATAGTATTGTAACAAAAAATATTACGATTAATAAACCTACATCACGTAATTTATATGAAGAAGCTTGCGATTTCTTTTCTTGGTTCGGGGTAACCTATTCTTCTTCCGGTATATATGAATATACTACTACGGGAGCAAATGGTTGTGATAGTGTTTTAATCTTAAACTTAACAATTTATCCTGTTTATGATGTGTCTGAAACCGTTCATTCCTGCGGGCCATATACTTGGAACGGACAAACATATTCGCAATCTGGAATATATTCACGCACCTTTTCTTCTCATAACGGTTGTGATAGTATTGTTAAAAAAGAAATATTTATTCATTATACGCAAAGTACATATAACCAGCATGTAAGTTGTGGCCCGTATATTTGGGAAGGTGATATATACACTCAAAGCGGCATCTATATTAAACCGTTTAAAGATATATATGGTTGTGATAGTATATCAACCCTTGATCTTACAGTTATTTCCTCTCCCGGTGTGGGCGTAATTGTCGGTCCTTCAAATGTAGCGATTGCTGAAGGCTCTCAGAATGAAGTTTTTGAATATACAGTTACGGGAGTAGATAATGCGAAAGAATATATTTGGAAAGTTTCCAACGAATATTGGGTTGTAGTTCCTAATGGTAAAAAATGTAGATTATTTGTAACAACTCCGGGTAGTGCGGTTTTATCTGTAAAAGCCGTTGGCGAGTGTATAGGAGATCCGGCGGAATTGAATATTAATGCTGTGTTCGGTATTAATGATTATGTTGATGATAATATAAGTATTTATCCAAATCCTGCCGACGATATTGTAAATATTAAATTTGAAGGATTAGAAGGAAAAGTTAATATTAAAATAACCGATTATGCCGGAAAATTAATAGATAACTTCAATGTCTTTATTGATTCAAACAATACTATAATTCCATATTCAGTAAATAATTTTAGCAAAGGGTTGTATTTGTTTGTAATATCCGATGAAAAAAATTCGTTTGTAAATAAAATAATAATAAAATAA